Proteins found in one Brachypodium distachyon strain Bd21 chromosome 5, Brachypodium_distachyon_v3.0, whole genome shotgun sequence genomic segment:
- the LOC100824763 gene encoding mannosyl-oligosaccharide 1,2-alpha-mannosidase MNS1 isoform X1, which yields MARRSSSSSSSGAWRYLNPAYYLKRPKRLALLFFVFVAATFAFWDRQSLVSEYELACSTSISMHALEGLGPLPLGGPGWLPHLPSLWASTIQWEEYGRMGIVRYFISLDLSQSEISRLENEINQLHGQLRKAGVHLDENPTSDEMSRKDLVEIDPINIDRREKVKDAMLHAWNSYVKYAWGMDELQPRSKNGVNSFGGLGATLVDSLDTLYIMGLKDEFRKARDWVAESLRFDKDYDASVFETTIRVVGGLLSAYDMSGDKVFLDKAKDIADRLLPAWDSTSGIPYNSINLVHGRAHNFGWTNGDSILADSGTEQLEFIALSQRTGDPKYQLKAENVIRQLQKIYPSDGLLPIYINPQSGTASYSTITFGAMGDSFYEYLLKVWIQGNKTESVKHYREMWETSMEGLISLTRRTTPSNYSYICEKNGGSLSDKMDELACFAPGMLALGASGYGPEKAKQIMNLAEELARTCYNFYQTTPTKLAGENYYFHEGQDMNVGTSWNILRPETVESLMYLWRLTGNKTYQDWGWDIFQAFEKNSRIESGYVGLKDVNSGEKDDKMQSFFLAETLKYLYLLFSPPSVISLDEWVFNTEAHPLRIVPVHGSKGDSTDTKTPVVSLGRKQGKQG from the exons ATGGCTCgtcggtcgtcgtcgtcctcctcgtcggggGCGTGGCGGTACCTGAACCCCGCGTATTACCTCAAGCGCCCCAAGCGCCtcgccctcctcttcttcgtcttcgtcgccgccaccttcgCCTTCTGGGACCGCCAGTCGCTCGTCAGCGAGTACGAG TTAGCGTGTAGTACTAGcatcagcatgcatgcactggAAGGGCTGGGGCCCTTGCCGCTCGGGGGTCCAGGCTGGTTGCCCCATCTGCCCAGTCTCTGGGCCAGCACTATTCAGTGGGAGGAGTATGGCCGCATGGGGATAGTAAGGTACTTCATCAGCTTAGACTTGTCTCAG TCTGAGATTTCCCGGTTAGAGAATGAAATAAATCAGTTGCATGGTCAG TTAAGAAAGGCTGGGGTTCATCTGGATGAAAATCCAACAAGTGACGAAATGTCCAGAAAAGATCTTGTAGAGATTGATCCTATTAATATCGATAGGAGGGAAAAGGTTAAGGATGCTATGCTCCATGCTTGGAATTCCTATGTAAAGTATGCATGGGGAATGGATGAGCTTCAG CCACGTTCAAAGAATGGTGTCAATAGCTTTGGTGGTCTTGGGGCAACCCTTGTGGACTCGCTCGATACATTGTATATAATGGGCCTAAAAGATGAGTTTCGGAAGGCCAGAGA CTGGGTAGCAGAGTCATTAAGGTTTGACAAGGATTATGACGCCAGTGTTTTTGAAACGACCATAAG GGTTGTTGGAGGTCTCCTCAGTGCATATGATATGTCTGGTGATAAAGTTTTTCTCGATAAGGCTAAGGATATTGCTGATCGATTGCTACCTGCTTGGGATTCAACATCCGGCATCCCTTATAATTCAATCAACCTAGTTCATGGCCGAGCCCATAATTTTGGATGGACCAAC GGTGATAGTATCCTTGCGGATTCTGGAACGGAGCAACTTGAATTTATAGCATTGTCCCAGAGAACTGGTGATCCCAAATATCAGCTGAAG GCGGAAAATGTCATCCGACAGCTTCAGAAGATATATCCAAGTGATGGCTTACTTCCTATCTACATAAATCCTCAGTCAGGAACAGCCTCATACTCAACAATTACATTCGGTGCTATGGGAGATAG CTtttacgagtacttgctcaaGGTCTGGATTCAGGGGAATAAAACCGAGAGCGTAAAACATTACAG AGAAATGTGGGAGACATCAATGGAAGGTTTAATAAGCTTGACTAGGAGAACTACACCGTCTAATTACTCCTACATCTGTGAGAAGAACGGTGGCTCGTTGTCTGACAAG ATGGACGAACTTGCATGCTTTGCCCCTGGTATGCTGGCACTGGGAGCCTCTGGTTATGGGCCTGAAAAGGCTAAACAGATTATGAATCTTGCAGAAGAG CTTGCTCGGACCTGTTATAACTTCTACCAAACAACACCCACGAAGTTGGCGGGCGAGAATTACTATTTCCATGAAGGACAG GATATGAATGTGGGCACATCATGGAATATCCTGAGACCAGAGACTGTTGAATCACTAATGTACCTGTGGCGCCTCACGGGGAACAAAACATACCAAGATTGGGGGTGGGACATATTTCAGGCATTTGAGAAGAACTCCCGCATTGAATCTGGATATGTGGGACTGAAAGAT GTGAACAGTGGCGAAAAGGACGACAAAATGCAGAGCTTCTTCCTAGCAGAGACGCTCAAGTACCTCTACCTGCTGTTCTCCCCTCCATCAGTCATATCCTTGGACGAGTGGGTCTTCAACACCGAAGCTCACCCATTGAGAATTGTTCCAGTACATGGTAGCAAAGGTGACTCAACTGACACTAAAACACCAGTGGTAAGTCTCGGAAGGAAGCAGGGCAAACAGGGGTAG
- the LOC100823946 gene encoding uncharacterized protein LOC100823946, giving the protein MPAAAMAVKVICGAEESRVVGTGKAPGACPCCGGPVVATDVESERRILFCLPLCLKNKRKYSCSRCLRRLVTLFT; this is encoded by the coding sequence atgccggcggcggcaatggcggtgAAGGTGATTTGCGGCGCGGAGGAGTCGCGGGTGGTGGGGACGGGGAAGGCGCCGGGGGCGTGCCCGTGCTGCGGGGGCCCCGTGGTGGCCACGGACGTGGAGAGCGAGCGCCGCATCCTCTTCTGCCTCCCGCTCTGCCTCAAGAACAAGCGCAAGTACTCCTGCTcccgctgcctccgccgcctcgtcaCCCTCTTCACCTAG
- the LOC100824763 gene encoding mannosyl-oligosaccharide 1,2-alpha-mannosidase MNS1 isoform X2 produces the protein MARRSSSSSSSGAWRYLNPAYYLKRPKRLALLFFVFVAATFAFWDRQSLVSEYESEISRLENEINQLHGQLRKAGVHLDENPTSDEMSRKDLVEIDPINIDRREKVKDAMLHAWNSYVKYAWGMDELQPRSKNGVNSFGGLGATLVDSLDTLYIMGLKDEFRKARDWVAESLRFDKDYDASVFETTIRVVGGLLSAYDMSGDKVFLDKAKDIADRLLPAWDSTSGIPYNSINLVHGRAHNFGWTNGDSILADSGTEQLEFIALSQRTGDPKYQLKAENVIRQLQKIYPSDGLLPIYINPQSGTASYSTITFGAMGDSFYEYLLKVWIQGNKTESVKHYREMWETSMEGLISLTRRTTPSNYSYICEKNGGSLSDKMDELACFAPGMLALGASGYGPEKAKQIMNLAEELARTCYNFYQTTPTKLAGENYYFHEGQDMNVGTSWNILRPETVESLMYLWRLTGNKTYQDWGWDIFQAFEKNSRIESGYVGLKDVNSGEKDDKMQSFFLAETLKYLYLLFSPPSVISLDEWVFNTEAHPLRIVPVHGSKGDSTDTKTPVVSLGRKQGKQG, from the exons ATGGCTCgtcggtcgtcgtcgtcctcctcgtcggggGCGTGGCGGTACCTGAACCCCGCGTATTACCTCAAGCGCCCCAAGCGCCtcgccctcctcttcttcgtcttcgtcgccgccaccttcgCCTTCTGGGACCGCCAGTCGCTCGTCAGCGAGTACGAG TCTGAGATTTCCCGGTTAGAGAATGAAATAAATCAGTTGCATGGTCAG TTAAGAAAGGCTGGGGTTCATCTGGATGAAAATCCAACAAGTGACGAAATGTCCAGAAAAGATCTTGTAGAGATTGATCCTATTAATATCGATAGGAGGGAAAAGGTTAAGGATGCTATGCTCCATGCTTGGAATTCCTATGTAAAGTATGCATGGGGAATGGATGAGCTTCAG CCACGTTCAAAGAATGGTGTCAATAGCTTTGGTGGTCTTGGGGCAACCCTTGTGGACTCGCTCGATACATTGTATATAATGGGCCTAAAAGATGAGTTTCGGAAGGCCAGAGA CTGGGTAGCAGAGTCATTAAGGTTTGACAAGGATTATGACGCCAGTGTTTTTGAAACGACCATAAG GGTTGTTGGAGGTCTCCTCAGTGCATATGATATGTCTGGTGATAAAGTTTTTCTCGATAAGGCTAAGGATATTGCTGATCGATTGCTACCTGCTTGGGATTCAACATCCGGCATCCCTTATAATTCAATCAACCTAGTTCATGGCCGAGCCCATAATTTTGGATGGACCAAC GGTGATAGTATCCTTGCGGATTCTGGAACGGAGCAACTTGAATTTATAGCATTGTCCCAGAGAACTGGTGATCCCAAATATCAGCTGAAG GCGGAAAATGTCATCCGACAGCTTCAGAAGATATATCCAAGTGATGGCTTACTTCCTATCTACATAAATCCTCAGTCAGGAACAGCCTCATACTCAACAATTACATTCGGTGCTATGGGAGATAG CTtttacgagtacttgctcaaGGTCTGGATTCAGGGGAATAAAACCGAGAGCGTAAAACATTACAG AGAAATGTGGGAGACATCAATGGAAGGTTTAATAAGCTTGACTAGGAGAACTACACCGTCTAATTACTCCTACATCTGTGAGAAGAACGGTGGCTCGTTGTCTGACAAG ATGGACGAACTTGCATGCTTTGCCCCTGGTATGCTGGCACTGGGAGCCTCTGGTTATGGGCCTGAAAAGGCTAAACAGATTATGAATCTTGCAGAAGAG CTTGCTCGGACCTGTTATAACTTCTACCAAACAACACCCACGAAGTTGGCGGGCGAGAATTACTATTTCCATGAAGGACAG GATATGAATGTGGGCACATCATGGAATATCCTGAGACCAGAGACTGTTGAATCACTAATGTACCTGTGGCGCCTCACGGGGAACAAAACATACCAAGATTGGGGGTGGGACATATTTCAGGCATTTGAGAAGAACTCCCGCATTGAATCTGGATATGTGGGACTGAAAGAT GTGAACAGTGGCGAAAAGGACGACAAAATGCAGAGCTTCTTCCTAGCAGAGACGCTCAAGTACCTCTACCTGCTGTTCTCCCCTCCATCAGTCATATCCTTGGACGAGTGGGTCTTCAACACCGAAGCTCACCCATTGAGAATTGTTCCAGTACATGGTAGCAAAGGTGACTCAACTGACACTAAAACACCAGTGGTAAGTCTCGGAAGGAAGCAGGGCAAACAGGGGTAG
- the LOC100824763 gene encoding mannosyl-oligosaccharide 1,2-alpha-mannosidase MNS1 isoform X3 yields MSRKDLVEIDPINIDRREKVKDAMLHAWNSYVKYAWGMDELQPRSKNGVNSFGGLGATLVDSLDTLYIMGLKDEFRKARDWVAESLRFDKDYDASVFETTIRVVGGLLSAYDMSGDKVFLDKAKDIADRLLPAWDSTSGIPYNSINLVHGRAHNFGWTNGDSILADSGTEQLEFIALSQRTGDPKYQLKAENVIRQLQKIYPSDGLLPIYINPQSGTASYSTITFGAMGDSFYEYLLKVWIQGNKTESVKHYREMWETSMEGLISLTRRTTPSNYSYICEKNGGSLSDKMDELACFAPGMLALGASGYGPEKAKQIMNLAEELARTCYNFYQTTPTKLAGENYYFHEGQDMNVGTSWNILRPETVESLMYLWRLTGNKTYQDWGWDIFQAFEKNSRIESGYVGLKDVNSGEKDDKMQSFFLAETLKYLYLLFSPPSVISLDEWVFNTEAHPLRIVPVHGSKGDSTDTKTPVVSLGRKQGKQG; encoded by the exons ATGTCCAGAAAAGATCTTGTAGAGATTGATCCTATTAATATCGATAGGAGGGAAAAGGTTAAGGATGCTATGCTCCATGCTTGGAATTCCTATGTAAAGTATGCATGGGGAATGGATGAGCTTCAG CCACGTTCAAAGAATGGTGTCAATAGCTTTGGTGGTCTTGGGGCAACCCTTGTGGACTCGCTCGATACATTGTATATAATGGGCCTAAAAGATGAGTTTCGGAAGGCCAGAGA CTGGGTAGCAGAGTCATTAAGGTTTGACAAGGATTATGACGCCAGTGTTTTTGAAACGACCATAAG GGTTGTTGGAGGTCTCCTCAGTGCATATGATATGTCTGGTGATAAAGTTTTTCTCGATAAGGCTAAGGATATTGCTGATCGATTGCTACCTGCTTGGGATTCAACATCCGGCATCCCTTATAATTCAATCAACCTAGTTCATGGCCGAGCCCATAATTTTGGATGGACCAAC GGTGATAGTATCCTTGCGGATTCTGGAACGGAGCAACTTGAATTTATAGCATTGTCCCAGAGAACTGGTGATCCCAAATATCAGCTGAAG GCGGAAAATGTCATCCGACAGCTTCAGAAGATATATCCAAGTGATGGCTTACTTCCTATCTACATAAATCCTCAGTCAGGAACAGCCTCATACTCAACAATTACATTCGGTGCTATGGGAGATAG CTtttacgagtacttgctcaaGGTCTGGATTCAGGGGAATAAAACCGAGAGCGTAAAACATTACAG AGAAATGTGGGAGACATCAATGGAAGGTTTAATAAGCTTGACTAGGAGAACTACACCGTCTAATTACTCCTACATCTGTGAGAAGAACGGTGGCTCGTTGTCTGACAAG ATGGACGAACTTGCATGCTTTGCCCCTGGTATGCTGGCACTGGGAGCCTCTGGTTATGGGCCTGAAAAGGCTAAACAGATTATGAATCTTGCAGAAGAG CTTGCTCGGACCTGTTATAACTTCTACCAAACAACACCCACGAAGTTGGCGGGCGAGAATTACTATTTCCATGAAGGACAG GATATGAATGTGGGCACATCATGGAATATCCTGAGACCAGAGACTGTTGAATCACTAATGTACCTGTGGCGCCTCACGGGGAACAAAACATACCAAGATTGGGGGTGGGACATATTTCAGGCATTTGAGAAGAACTCCCGCATTGAATCTGGATATGTGGGACTGAAAGAT GTGAACAGTGGCGAAAAGGACGACAAAATGCAGAGCTTCTTCCTAGCAGAGACGCTCAAGTACCTCTACCTGCTGTTCTCCCCTCCATCAGTCATATCCTTGGACGAGTGGGTCTTCAACACCGAAGCTCACCCATTGAGAATTGTTCCAGTACATGGTAGCAAAGGTGACTCAACTGACACTAAAACACCAGTGGTAAGTCTCGGAAGGAAGCAGGGCAAACAGGGGTAG